The region AAGTAAATTATGTGAGAATCCAATAACAATTCCTAAAATAGTAATCTCGCGAGCCGAAAGATTTAAAGCAGGAATAGTGGCTATTCCCGCATATACATTTCCTAAAAAAGATGCAATAAGAGTGATAGAAGCTTTACCAGGTAAACCCATAAATTCCATCACAGGCGACAGGTAAGGACTTAGCCAATCGAAAAAGCCTACTTGTCGCAACAACGATGACAATAACGACAACGGCACATAAACTTTTATTAACAACCACGATACCTTGGTCGCTGCTTTTATTGCATGAATGGCTATTTTCTTCATATAAATATCGGACAAAAATAACAAATAAATTCGAGCTTTTGCCTAAATCTCATTATTTGTTTTTACCAACTATACAATAACAACTACCATTTGTAAATTCAAACCAACTATATATGCAATAACAACGTAGTTTAAAAAAATATGCCGCTTGAAAATCAAGGCTGTCTAAAATAATTTATAAATAAAACTTATACTATTGATAATTGATAATCGATAATATAATAAATAACTTATTTTCAAAATTACAAAAGTCAAATTAGTTTTGTTCTATGATAAATTTATTTATTTGGGTAATAAAACTAAAAAAAGTATCTTTGACAAAAAAAAACATTATGAAGCGATTACTATTATTTAGCAATTCGACCAATGCAGGCGAAGAATATTTAACTTACCCTTTACCACATATAAAAGATTTTTTAAAAAACAGTAAAACCCATTCTATAGCTTTTATTCCTTTTGCCGCTGTAACTTTTTCGTTTGACGAATACGAACATAAAGTTAATCAACGCTTTGGCGAAATAGGGTTAAAAGTTCGTAGTGTACATCGCGAAACAAAACCGGTTGAATTTATTAAAAACGCCGACGTTATAGTTGTGGGTGGAGGAAACACTTTTCATTTATTAAAACATATTTATGAATACAATCTAATAGACATTGTTCGCCAAAAAGTAAACAACGGAACTCCCTATATTGGATGGAGTGCCGGAAGCAACATGGCATGCCCAACCATATGCACTACCAACGATATGCCCATTGTTCAGCCACCCTCGTTCGAAGCGTTTAACCTCATCCCCTTTCAAATCAACCCGCATTATTTAGACGCCAATCCCGATGGTCATGCCGGCGAAACAAGAGAACAACGAATTTTAGAATTTCTGGCAGCCAACCCCACTAAACATGTACTGGGATTAAGAGAAGGATGCTGGTTATTGGTCGATAATAATACAATTACACTCCATGGATCAAAAACAGCTCGCATTTTTAAGTTTAATACCCCACCCTACGAAGTAACACAAGGCAGTATTATTAACCTATAACTACATATAATACTGACTTACTGATACTTATATCAAATATAAATATTATTTTGATTTTTGCTAAAAAAACAGTACGTTTGCACCTTGATTTTTTTTAGGTGAGAAATTGTAAATATTAAATTTATAGACACATGCAGAATAAAGGATTTATTAAGTTTTTCGCAGTTGCTTTAGCATTAGCAGCTATTTTTCAATTATCGTTCACATTTGTAGTTCGTAAGGTTCAAAACGATGCCAAAGAATACGCTCAAGGCGATCCCCAAAAAGAATATCGTTATCTCGATTCTATAGCCAATGAGCCAGTATATAATTTTCTTTGGTTAAAAAAATACACCTTACGTGAATGCCAAGAAAAAGAAATCAACCTTGGTCTCGACTTAAAAGGTGGTATGAACGTAACCTTAGAAGTTTCTGTTGTAGATGTGCTTCGTTCCTTAGCACATTATACAAACGACAGTACATTTAACAAAGCTATTGCCAAAGCAAAAGAATTGCAAAAAAATAGTAGTGAAGATTTTATCACTCTCTTTGGCAAAGCTTTTCAGCAAATTGACCCCAATGCTAAATTAGCTGCCTTTTTTATATCAAAAGATTTAAAAATTGACTTCAACACTCCTAACGATGAAGTATTAAAAATCGTTCGCAAAGAAGCCGAAGGTGCTATTGACAATTCGTTTAATGTTTTAAGAAATCGTATCGACCGTTTTGGTGTAACACAGCCCAATATTCAAAAAATAGCAACAACGGGTCGTATTTTAATTGAATTACCAGGTGTTAAAGACCCCGAACGCGTTCGCAAATTATTACAAGGAACAGCCAATCTCGAATTTTGGCAAACATACGAAAATGCTGAAGTCTATCCATTATTAGAAAAAGCTAACACACTTCTAGCTGAACTCTTAATGGGTAAAAGTAACGACACTTTAAAAAACGACTCTTTAAAAAATGTTAATGATAGCCTTGCTGCAAAAACAGATACAACCAAATCTTTATTAGAAGCCGTTAAACAAAACAAAGACACTTCTAAAAAAACACCCCAAAATGCAACGGCAGAACAATTTAAACAAAACAATCCTCTGTTTAGTATTATGTATCCAAGCGTTGATAATGAAAAACGTTTGGCCAAAGGTGCTGCTGTTGGATTGGTATTAGGTAAAGACACTTCGTTAG is a window of Bacteroidales bacterium DNA encoding:
- the pepE gene encoding dipeptidase PepE; its protein translation is MKRLLLFSNSTNAGEEYLTYPLPHIKDFLKNSKTHSIAFIPFAAVTFSFDEYEHKVNQRFGEIGLKVRSVHRETKPVEFIKNADVIVVGGGNTFHLLKHIYEYNLIDIVRQKVNNGTPYIGWSAGSNMACPTICTTNDMPIVQPPSFEAFNLIPFQINPHYLDANPDGHAGETREQRILEFLAANPTKHVLGLREGCWLLVDNNTITLHGSKTARIFKFNTPPYEVTQGSIINL